A window from Cryptomeria japonica chromosome 1, Sugi_1.0, whole genome shotgun sequence encodes these proteins:
- the LOC131026848 gene encoding LEAF RUST 10 DISEASE-RESISTANCE LOCUS RECEPTOR-LIKE PROTEIN KINASE-like 1.2, with protein sequence MVYCSCRMTNFLLFGSSLSLVFSFAVLLLCNGCFCQNLSVCENASCGTIFANMSYPFGLANSGCGHPAFQIHCVSSNPHLTINGVNYTVTDLDHNSKTITVVNDGIFSNTVCPFPQGPVNLTASPFIVAPLYNKNLTLLTGCPFVSSMFPKVVCNGDSWYAWSYIPMLWPVACTVIQVPVVVPDFPIANVLRKGFEMLWSETDEMFRNCRDCEKLKGICGFNISGSFVCYVPNSTTNGNSTDLPNIAAASPSAEPAATANPNVLSTGVRLRDKSYTRIIIGLSVGSALLVSAASMAVFLCYKKDPPAKPKLEKSLETQHIQLGTFESNRASLLIFSYQELEQATDNFDATRELGDGGFASVYLGKLWDGQIVAVKKLFHDNSRRLQQFSNEIEILSSLNHPNLVPLIGYCQDRSELLLVYEYVSNGTLADHLHGETKGKSLEWETRLNIALGTAQALAYLHFSTNPPILHRDVKSSNILLDHNFKAKVADFGLSRLMPVEASHISTGPQGTPGYVDPDYHHCYRLTHKSDVYSFGVVLAELISAKKAVDLTRDKRDIGLADLVVSKIQSGALHELVDPKLEINVKPLVRDMVWRMAELAFRCLAAEKDDRPNMMEVTDQLQEIKRLGYGGFTQKNLSSYNSSNSALETKKLLSHMYTGSPTSVQDKWRSTSTTPDSSE encoded by the exons ATGGTGTACTGTTCTTGTAGAATGACAAATTTTTTGCTCTTTGGAAGTTCTCTGAGTCTTGTTTTTTCCTTTGCTGTTCTTCTTCTGTGCAATGGCTGCTTCTGCCAAAATTTATCTGTTTGCGAAAATGCTTCGTGTGGCACCATCTTTGCTAATATGTCGTATCCTTTCGGCTTAGCAAATTCAGGATGCGGTCACCCAGCTTTTCAGATTCACTGTGTGTCTAGCAACCCACATCTCACAATCAATGGTGTAAACTACACAGTTACAGATTTAGATCACAATAGCAAAACGATAACAGTGGTTAATGATGGAATTTTTTCAAATACAGTATGCCCGTTTCCGCAGGGACCTGTTAATCTCACCGCTTCTCCTTTTATAGTGGCTCCTTTGTACAATAAAAATCTAACCCTCCTAACGGGGTGCCCATTTGTTTCATCGATGTTCCCGAAAGTTGTTTGCAATGGTGATTCGTGGTATGCCTGGAGTTATATACCGATGCTTTGGCCCGTTGCTTGCACGGTGATTCAAGTACCCGTAGTGGTACCGGATTTTCCAATTGCTAACGTTCTTCgaaaggggtttgaaatgttgtgGAGTGAAACTGATGAAATGTTCAGAAATTGCAGAGACTGTGAAAAATTAAAGGGGATTTGCGGGTTCAACATTTCGGGTTCATTTGTTTGCTATGTCCCAAATTCCACAACCAATGGAAACTCCACTG ATCTACCTAATATTGCTGCTGCGAGCCCTAGCGCAGAACCAGCGGCTACTGCAAATCCAAACGTTCTATCTACCGGTGTCCGTCTCAGAGACAAATCTTACACAAGAATCATAATAG GTTTGTCTGTTGGATCAGCATTATTGGTAAGCGCTGCCAGTATGGCTGTATTTCTGTGTTACAAAAAGGATCCTCCTGCCAAACCGAAGCTCGAGAAGAGTTTAGAGACCCAGCACATCCAACTGGGCACTTTTGAAAGCAATAGGGCCTCTCTGTTAATTTTCAGCTACCAGGAACTTGAACAAGCGACCGACAACTTTGATGCGACGAGAGAATTAGGTGATGGAGGGTTTGCTTCTGTGTATTTGGGGAAGCTCTGGGATGGCCAAATAGTTGCAGTGAAAAAACTTTTCCATGACAACTCCAGAAGGTTGCAGCAGTTTTCCAATGAAATAGAGATTCTCTCTTCATTAAACCATCCCAACCTTGTGCCTTTAATTGGGTATTGCCAGGACCGCAGCGAATTACTTCTGGTTTATGAATATGTCTCAAATGGAACCTTAGCAGACCATCTGCATGGAGAAACCAAAGGAAAAAGCTTGGAATGGGAAACCCGTTTAAACATAGCCCTAGGAACTGCCCAAGCCTTGGCATATCTTCATTTCAGCACAAATCCCCCAATTTTACACAGAGATGTCAagtcttcaaacattcttctagaCCACAATTTCAAAGCCAAGGTGGCAGATTTTGGGCTTTCTAGGCTGATGCCAGTAGAAGCCTCCCACATTTCTACAGGCCCTCAGGGTACCCCTGGTTATGTTGACCCTGATTATCACCATTGCTATCGGCTTACTCACAAAAGTGATGTGTACAGTTTTGGGGTGGTTTTAGCAGAGCTGATTTCTGCCAAAAAGGCCGTGGATTTAACCAGGGATAAGAGGGACATTGGGCTTGCTGATTTGGTTGTGTCCAAGATTCAAAGTGGGGCTTTGCATGAACTTGTGGATCCAAAGTTGGAGATTAATGTCAAGCCTCTGGTTAGAGACATGGTGTGGAGGATGGCTGAATTGGCTTTTAGATGCCTTGCTGCTGAAAAGGATGACAGGCCTAATATGATGGAAGTGACTGATCAGCTTCAGGAGATTAAACGGCTGGGATATGGTGGGTTCACTCAAAAGAATCTCAGTTCGTATAATTCCTCTAATAGTGCCCTGGAGACTAAGAAATTGCTTAGCCATATGTACACTGGTTCACCCACTTCTGTTCAGGACAAGTGGAGGAGCACAAGCACTACACCAGACAGCAGTGAATGA